GACGATCGACACGATCCGCGCGCTCGCTATGGACGGCGTGCAGAACGCGAACGCCGGCCACCCCGGTACCGCGATGGCGCTCGCGCCGGTCGCCTACCTGCTCTACCGCGACGTCATGCGCCACAACCCGGCGAGCCCCGGCTGGGCCGGGCGCGACCGCTTCATCCTCTCGGCGGGGCACGCGAGCATGCTCCAGTACGCGGCGCTGCATCTCGCCGGCTACGACGTCACGCTCGACGACCTGCGGGACTTCCGCCAGTGGGGGTCGCGGACGCCCGGACATCCCGAGCGCGGGCACACGCCCGGCGTCGAGACGACGACTGGACCGCTCGGCCAGGGGTTCGCGAACGGCGTCGGGATCGCGATCGCCCAGCGCTTCCTCGCCGAGCGCTACAACCGGCCGGGTCACACGATCGTCGACTCGTGGGTCTACGCCGTCTGCTCCGACGGCGACCTGATGGAGGGCGTCACCCACGAGGCCGCGTCGATCGCCGGCCATCTCGGTCTCGGGCGGCTCGTCTACGTGTACGACGACAACCACATCACGATCGACGGCACCACGTCGCTGACGTTCACGACCGAGGACAAGGGCAAGCGCTTCGAGGCCTACGGCTGGCACGTGCAGCACGTCGACGACGCGGAGGACCTCGATCTCCTGCTCGGCGCGCTCGCCGCCGCGAAGGCCGAGGAGGAACGCCCCTCGCTGATCGTCCTGCGCACGCACATCGCATACCCGGCGCCGCACGCGATCGACACGTCGAAGGCGCACGGCGCGCCCCTCGGCGAGGCCGAGGTGCGCGCGACGAAGGAGCGCATGGGCCTCGACCCCGACGCGACCTTCGCCGTCTCCGACCTCGTGCGCGAGCACATGGCGCCGGTGCTACGGCGCGGCGCCGAGCTCGAGCGCGAGTGGGAGCAGCGACTCGCCGCCTGGGCGGCGGCGTTCCCCGACCTCGCGCGCGAGCGTGAGCTCGATCTCGCCGGGCGCCCGCGCGACGGCTGGCACGAGGCGCTGCCGCGCTTCGCGGCCGGCGAGGACGTCGCCACGCGCGACGCGGGCAAGACGGTGATGCAGGCGCTCAAGCCGTTCACCCCGACGATGATCGGCGGCGCCGCCGACCTCGTCGAGTCGACGAAGACCGAGTTCGTGGGAGCGGGCATCTTCTCGGCCACGCACGCGGGCCGCAACGTCGCCTTCGGGATCCGCGAGCACGCGATGGGATCGATCGTGAACGGGATCGCGCTCGAGCCGGCCATGCTGCGCCCGTACGGCTCCACCTTCCTCATCTTCTCCGACTACATGCGCCCCGCCGTGCGCCTGTCGGCGCTGATGGGCCTGCCGGTCGCCTGGGTGTGGACACACGACTCGATCGGCGTCGGCGAAGACGGCCCCACGCACCAGCCGATCGAGCACCACATGGCGCTGCGCGCGATCCCGGGCCTCTGGTACGTGCGACCCGGCGATGCCAACGAGACGGCGATGGCGTGGCGGATCGCGCTCGAGCGCAGGGACGGCCCCGTCGCGCTGGCGCTCAGCCGGCAGAAGCTGCCGACGCTCGACCGCTCCCAGGTCGCCCCGGCGGAAGGAGCGCTGCGGGGCGCCTACACGCTCTGGCAGCGCGACCCCGCGTCGACCCCGGAGGCGATCGTGCTCGCCACCGGCTCCGAGCTGCACGTCGCCCTCGCGGGGGCGCGGGCGCTCGAGGCCAACGTCCGCGTCGTCTCGATGCCCTGCTGGGAGCTGTTCGAGGAACAGCCCGCCGCCTACCGCGAGGAGGTGCTGCCCGCCGGGGTCGAACGCCGCGTCTCGATCGAGGCCGGTATCACCTTCGGCTGGCAGCGCTACGCGGACACGTCGATCGGCATCGACCACTACGGGGCGTCGGCGCCGGCCGGCAGGATCTTCCAGGAGCTCGGGCTCACGCCCGGCGCCGTCTCCGCCGCGGTGGAGGCCCTGCTGCGATGAAGGTCGCCGCCGCGTTCGACCATCGCGGCGCCAAGCTCCGGGACGCCGTGCTCGCGGCGATCGCCGCGGCGGGCCACGAGGCGATCGACCTCGGCACCGGCGCGGACACGCCGCCTGTCGACTACCCGGACAAGGCGCTCGAGCTCGGCATGGAGATCCGGCGCGGCGCGGCGGAGCGCGGCGTGCTCGTGTGCGGCTCCGGGGTCGGCGCGTCGGTCGCCGCCTCGAAGGTTCCCGGCATCCGCGCCGCGATCTGCCACGACACGTATTCGGCGCACCAGGGTGTCGAGCACGACGACATGAACGTGCTCTGCCTCGGCTCCGAGATCGTCGGCGCCGAGCTCGCCCGGGAGCTCGTGCGCGCGTTCCTCGGCGCGCGCTTCGACGGCGGCGAGCGGTACCTGCGCCGCCTCGAGAAGGTGCTGGAGCTGGAAAGGATGACCAATGGCTGAATCACGACTGCACGAGCTGAGCGCCGCGGGCGTCAGCGTCTGGATCGACTCCCTCTCGCGCGAGATGCTCGCCTCGGGCGAGCTCGCCGCGCTGATGAGCGAGGACGCGGTCGTCGGCGTCACCTCGAACCCCACCATCTTCCAGAAGGCGCTCGCCGAGGGCGACCGCTACGACGCGCAGCTGCGCGAGGTCGCCGCGCAGGTCGACGATCCGGCGGAGATCTTCTTCGCGCTCGCGATGGACGACATCCGCGAGGCCTGCGACCTCATGCGCCCCGTCTGGGAGCGGACGGGAGGGGTCGACGGCTGGGTCTCGCTCGAGGTCGACCCGACGCTCGCCTACGACCGGGAGCGCACCTTCGAGCAGGCCGTCCGCTTCAACGCGGAGGTCGGGCGCGACAACCTGTACGTGAAGATCCCCGCCACCGAGCTCGGTCTCGGCGCGATCGAGGACTGCATCGCCAGGGCCGTTCCCATCAACGTCACCCTGATCTTCTCGCTCGCGCGCTACCAGGCCGTCGTCGAGGCATACCTGCGCGGGCTCGAGCGGCTCGTCGCCGCGGGCGGCGATCCGCGACGGGTATCGTCGGTCGCGAGCTTCTTCGTCTCGCGGGTCGACAGCGAGGCCGACCGGCGCCTCGAGGCGGTGGGACGGCCCGACCTGCAAGGCAAGCTCGCGGTTGCGAACGCGAGGCTCGCCTACCAGCACTACCTGCGCGCGTTCTCCGGTGAGCGCTGGGAGTACCTGGCCGCCAAGGGCGCGCGGCCGCAGCGCTGCTTGTGGGCGTCCACCTCGACGAAGAACCCGGCCTACCGCGACGTCCTCTACGTCGAGGAGCTGATCGGTCCCGACACGGTCAACACGATGCCGCTCGAGACGGTGCGCGCCTTCCAGGATCACGGCGAGGTGCGCGCGGGCAGCCTGCTGGAGAGCACCGAGGAGGCGAAGCACCTGCTCGCCGACCTCGCCGCGGCGGGTGTCGACTACGACGACGTCGTCGAGACGCTCGAGGCGGAGGGCGTGCAGAAGTTCGCCGACTCGTTCGCCGAGCTGCTCGCCGGCATCACGGCGAAGTCCGCATCCTTGACGGCGGCGTGAGCCCGCAGGGGAACCCGCTCAGCGAGGGGCTGCAGCTGCGCCGGCGGCCCGAGCCGTGCGCTCTCGTCATCTTCGGTGCCTCGGGCGACCTGACCAAGCGCAAGCTCCTGCCGGCGCTCTACGCGCTCGCCTACCGCAAGCTGCTGCCCGACCGCTTCGCGGTCGTCGGCGTCGCGCGTACGCCGCAGAGCTCGAAGGCCTTCACGGCCGCGATGAAGAAGGCGGTCAAGGAGTTCGCCCGTGACCCCTTCCGGCAGGACGTGTGGGACCAGCTCGCGGCGGGGATGCGCTACGTCAGCACGGACTTCTCCGACGACGCGGGCGAGGACACGGTCGGGCGCGTGCTCGAGGAGCTCGACGCCGAGCGCGGCACGGGCGGCAACCGGCTCTACTACCTCGCGGTGCCGCCGCAGGCGTTCGAGACGGTCGTGCAGGAGATCGGCGAGCGGCGCGCCCGCGAGGTGTGGGTGCGCCTGATCGTGGAGAAGCCGTTCGGACACGACCTCGCCTCCGCGCGCAAGCTCAACGAGCTGCTGCACCACTGGTTCGGGGAGGACGAGATCTTCCGCATCGACCACTACCTCGGCAAGGAGACGGTGCAGAACATGCTGGCGCTGCGGTTCGCGAACGGCATCTTCGAGCCGATCTGGAACCGGCAGTTCATCGACCACGTGCAGATCACGGTGGCCGAGTCGATCGGGATCGAGGGACGCGCCGGCTTCTACGAGTCGGCGGGTGCGATTCGCGACATCTTCCAGAACCACCTGCTGCAGCTGCTCGCGCTGACCGCGATGGAGCCGCCGATCGACTTCAACGCCGACTCGGTGCGCAACGAGAAGGTGAAGGTGCTGAAGTCGATGCACACGCCGGGCCCGAAGTCGGTCGTGCGCGGCCAGTACGGCGCCGGCTTCGTCGAGGGCGTCGAGGTGCCCGCCTACCGCGAGGAGCCGGGCGTGGCTCCCGACTCGCTGACGGAGACGTACATCGCCGCGAAGCTCTACGTCGACAACTGGCGCTGGGCGGACACCCCCTTCTACGTGCGGGCCGGCAAGCGGCTGGCACGGCGCGAGACGACGATCGCGATCCAGTTCCAGCGCGCGCCGCACCCGCCGTTCGAGGCGATCGCCGGCGACGGCCTGCGCCCGAACGTGCTGCTCATCTACGTGCAGCCGGACGAGGGCGTCTCGCTCGCGATCGGCGCCAAGGTGCCGGGGGCGGGGATGACGATCCGCACCGTGCACATGGACTTCCTCTACGGCGGCGCCTTCCGCACCGGCCTGCCGGAAGCGTACGAGCGCCTCATCCTCGACGCGATGCTCGGCGACGCGACCCTGTTCACGCGCGAGGACGAGGTCGAGGAGCAGTGGAAGCTCGTCGATGCGATCGTCGGCGGCTGGCAGCGCGAGCGGCCGAGCTTCCCGGACTACGAGAGCGGCACCTGGGGCCCGAAGTCGGCGGACGACCTGATCCACCGCGACGGGCGCTCCTGGCGCCGTCACTAGAGGCGGCGTGGGCGTCGTCGGCGACATCGAGCGGCAGCTGGCGCGGCTGCGCGCGCGCGGCGTGGCCGACGGCATGCCGGAGCTGCGCACGAGCACGCTGACCCATCTCGTGTGGGCGCCGCCCGAGTGGCTGCCGCAGGCGCGCGCGACCCTCGCGGGCCTGCTCGAGCGCCATCCGGCGCGCACCATCTTCCTCGTCCCCGAGCCCGGTCGCAAGGCGCGGATCGAGGCGACGGCGTCGCTGCAGGACTTCCAGCTCCACGGCCTTGCGCGCGAGGTGCTCTCCGAGGTGATCGAGATACGCCTGCGCGGCCCCGCGTCGCGCCACCCGGCCTCGATCGTGCTGCCGCTCCTCCTCTCCGACCTGCCGGCGTTCTGCCGCTGGCGGGGCGAGCCCGCCTGGGCGAGCAGCGCGTTCGGCGAGATCGTCGGCGTCTGCGACCGCCTCGTCGTCGACTCGTCGGAGTGGCGGCGCCTCCCCTCCGCCTACGGCGAGCTGGCGGCCCTGT
This window of the Gaiella occulta genome carries:
- the tal gene encoding transaldolase, with product MAESRLHELSAAGVSVWIDSLSREMLASGELAALMSEDAVVGVTSNPTIFQKALAEGDRYDAQLREVAAQVDDPAEIFFALAMDDIREACDLMRPVWERTGGVDGWVSLEVDPTLAYDRERTFEQAVRFNAEVGRDNLYVKIPATELGLGAIEDCIARAVPINVTLIFSLARYQAVVEAYLRGLERLVAAGGDPRRVSSVASFFVSRVDSEADRRLEAVGRPDLQGKLAVANARLAYQHYLRAFSGERWEYLAAKGARPQRCLWASTSTKNPAYRDVLYVEELIGPDTVNTMPLETVRAFQDHGEVRAGSLLESTEEAKHLLADLAAAGVDYDDVVETLEAEGVQKFADSFAELLAGITAKSASLTAA
- a CDS encoding RpiB/LacA/LacB family sugar-phosphate isomerase codes for the protein MKVAAAFDHRGAKLRDAVLAAIAAAGHEAIDLGTGADTPPVDYPDKALELGMEIRRGAAERGVLVCGSGVGASVAASKVPGIRAAICHDTYSAHQGVEHDDMNVLCLGSEIVGAELARELVRAFLGARFDGGERYLRRLEKVLELERMTNG
- a CDS encoding glucose-6-phosphate dehydrogenase assembly protein OpcA; translated protein: MGVVGDIERQLARLRARGVADGMPELRTSTLTHLVWAPPEWLPQARATLAGLLERHPARTIFLVPEPGRKARIEATASLQDFQLHGLAREVLSEVIEIRLRGPASRHPASIVLPLLLSDLPAFCRWRGEPAWASSAFGEIVGVCDRLVVDSSEWRRLPSAYGELAALFDRVAVSDIAFSRTLPWRRKLSELWPGIGSIERLRVEGPRADAELVAGWLRARLGRAVALSRREASTATAMWVDGKPVAAPGEAPSASELLSAELDRFGRDPVYEAAVRATRKQG
- the tkt gene encoding transketolase, with product MAADPRTETIDTIRALAMDGVQNANAGHPGTAMALAPVAYLLYRDVMRHNPASPGWAGRDRFILSAGHASMLQYAALHLAGYDVTLDDLRDFRQWGSRTPGHPERGHTPGVETTTGPLGQGFANGVGIAIAQRFLAERYNRPGHTIVDSWVYAVCSDGDLMEGVTHEAASIAGHLGLGRLVYVYDDNHITIDGTTSLTFTTEDKGKRFEAYGWHVQHVDDAEDLDLLLGALAAAKAEEERPSLIVLRTHIAYPAPHAIDTSKAHGAPLGEAEVRATKERMGLDPDATFAVSDLVREHMAPVLRRGAELEREWEQRLAAWAAAFPDLARERELDLAGRPRDGWHEALPRFAAGEDVATRDAGKTVMQALKPFTPTMIGGAADLVESTKTEFVGAGIFSATHAGRNVAFGIREHAMGSIVNGIALEPAMLRPYGSTFLIFSDYMRPAVRLSALMGLPVAWVWTHDSIGVGEDGPTHQPIEHHMALRAIPGLWYVRPGDANETAMAWRIALERRDGPVALALSRQKLPTLDRSQVAPAEGALRGAYTLWQRDPASTPEAIVLATGSELHVALAGARALEANVRVVSMPCWELFEEQPAAYREEVLPAGVERRVSIEAGITFGWQRYADTSIGIDHYGASAPAGRIFQELGLTPGAVSAAVEALLR
- the zwf gene encoding glucose-6-phosphate dehydrogenase, with product MSPQGNPLSEGLQLRRRPEPCALVIFGASGDLTKRKLLPALYALAYRKLLPDRFAVVGVARTPQSSKAFTAAMKKAVKEFARDPFRQDVWDQLAAGMRYVSTDFSDDAGEDTVGRVLEELDAERGTGGNRLYYLAVPPQAFETVVQEIGERRAREVWVRLIVEKPFGHDLASARKLNELLHHWFGEDEIFRIDHYLGKETVQNMLALRFANGIFEPIWNRQFIDHVQITVAESIGIEGRAGFYESAGAIRDIFQNHLLQLLALTAMEPPIDFNADSVRNEKVKVLKSMHTPGPKSVVRGQYGAGFVEGVEVPAYREEPGVAPDSLTETYIAAKLYVDNWRWADTPFYVRAGKRLARRETTIAIQFQRAPHPPFEAIAGDGLRPNVLLIYVQPDEGVSLAIGAKVPGAGMTIRTVHMDFLYGGAFRTGLPEAYERLILDAMLGDATLFTREDEVEEQWKLVDAIVGGWQRERPSFPDYESGTWGPKSADDLIHRDGRSWRRH